From the genome of Chelonia mydas isolate rCheMyd1 chromosome 2, rCheMyd1.pri.v2, whole genome shotgun sequence, one region includes:
- the LOC122464708 gene encoding zinc finger MYM-type protein 1-like: MPDLPVSQSAGDLAASAASISPSQMDVTMHIPEQKCRSEKLVVEAQETAAAEFSSLSLDDPGLWTHLSSSLRDFLVLHGPQQVENFMFPKDHENRSFHPTHYWREIPNGDKMERPWLMYSKTQNAPYCFCCKLFQPHRVLPEQRTGKIWLEIWHEKAANHQRAFQRWKELEMRLRLKATVDDQHQEKITSESSYWQNVLKRIIVIVRMLATQNLALWGTSDQLYILNNGNFLKIVELMAEFDAVLQEHLRRVTTQEIYTHHYLGKTIQNEIIQLLATKVKQKIVADLKSARYYFVILDCTPDISHTEQMTLMVRSVTTTERSENVPAMVTVREHFLEFIDIDDTTGAGMTNVLLKKLEDTGIAIADMRGQGYDNGAKMRGKIRGVQPRI, translated from the coding sequence atgcctgatcttccagttagtcagagtgcaggtgacctggcagcttctgcagcatccatatctccatctcaaatggatgtaaccatgcacattcctgaacaaaagtgtagatcagagaaacttgtggtggaggcacaagaaacagctgctgctgagtttagttctttaagtctagatgatccaggactgtggacccacttgagcagtagcctgagggacttccttgtactgcatgggccacagcaagtggaaaacttcatgttccccaaagaccatgaaaatagaagttttcatccaacacattactggcgtgaaatccccaatggtgacaaaatggagaggccatggcttatgtactcaaaaacccagaatgctccatactgtttttgttgcaaactcttccagccACATCGGGTTCTAccggaacaaaggactggaaaaatctggctagaaatctggcatgagaaggcagcaaatcaccagagagcattccagaggtggaaagagcttgaaatgagactaaggttaaaggccaccgtAGATGaccagcatcaagagaagattacATCAGAGTCTtcttactggcaaaatgttctgaaaaggatCATTgtcattgtgagaatgcttgctacccaaaacctagcactgtggggcacttcagatcagctgtatatactgaacaatggaaacttccttaaaattgtggagttgatggctgagtttgatgctgtactccaggagcatctaagaagagtcaccacccaagaaatttacacacaccactaccttggaaaaacaattcaaaatgagatcatacagttactggcaacaaaagtcaaacagaagattgtggcagatctgaagtcagcaagatattactttgttattctggactgcacacctgacatcagccatacggaacaaatgactttaatggtgcgttctGTAACAACAACGGAAcgtagtgaaaatgtccctgcaatggtgactgtcagagagcattttctagaatttattgacattgatgatactacaggagctggtatgacaaatgtgcttcttaaaaagctggaagatacgggaattgcgatagctgacatgagaggtcagggctacgataatggtgccaagaTGAGAGGAAAGATCAGAGGAGTGCAGccacggatctga